Proteins encoded by one window of Salicibibacter halophilus:
- a CDS encoding DUF2254 domain-containing protein has translation MTFQNLIPAAARRLMSLSSRQFRYEMTTNVWIICLFYGAIGAILTAIAYWLDMVMIMGEEARFLVADYDLTSQIMSGLIAGIITLNAFTLNSILVVLTNVSGQFTPRILTTFISDRHTQHALGIFNLVFVFILFSFFLLDEQTASYYFAFPTLATLAMFIALATFIFFINHAVKWMQASNLTYNMKEESQQRILTTLGKDLEPYRTYEPNQDVEINEKDGHVLYARHSGYIQIVDFKRLVHYAENHDLIIRIERRVGEYILAGIPLLTYWKNGRDEKSIHEGFMLKKVFIGSKQTEMQDIEFGINKLEEIAIKSIGNDDPNTATNAIIHLSDLLLSISQITHFTPYLTDTHDDLRVIIKEESFEYYLYSSFSHISIYAKDDPVLTNEILQALSLLTQTIGPANHQSLWEFAQAVARGYRAPFAFAYNEHRFYTSLQDISETTGHHEEFEDFKNELRERLTI, from the coding sequence ATGACATTCCAAAATTTGATTCCCGCGGCGGCGAGACGGCTTATGAGCTTATCCAGCCGGCAGTTCCGCTATGAAATGACAACCAATGTTTGGATCATCTGTTTGTTCTACGGTGCCATTGGAGCAATACTCACAGCAATTGCATACTGGTTGGATATGGTTATGATCATGGGGGAAGAGGCTCGCTTTCTCGTGGCTGACTATGATTTGACCAGCCAAATCATGAGCGGTCTTATTGCAGGAATTATTACGTTAAATGCGTTTACATTAAATTCGATTTTGGTTGTCCTTACCAATGTCTCTGGGCAATTTACACCTCGGATATTGACGACGTTTATCTCGGATAGACACACGCAGCATGCGCTGGGTATTTTCAATTTGGTGTTTGTGTTTATTTTATTTTCCTTTTTCCTGTTGGATGAGCAAACGGCTTCCTATTACTTTGCATTTCCAACATTAGCTACTTTGGCTATGTTTATCGCTTTGGCGACGTTTATCTTCTTTATTAATCACGCGGTCAAATGGATGCAAGCCTCAAATTTAACCTACAACATGAAAGAGGAGTCGCAACAACGGATTTTAACAACGCTTGGGAAAGACTTAGAGCCGTATCGCACCTATGAACCCAACCAAGACGTAGAAATCAATGAAAAGGATGGTCACGTTCTTTATGCTCGTCACTCCGGGTATATTCAAATTGTTGATTTTAAAAGGCTCGTTCATTATGCTGAAAACCATGATTTAATCATCCGTATAGAACGAAGAGTTGGGGAATATATACTGGCAGGCATTCCGCTGTTGACGTATTGGAAAAATGGGCGTGACGAAAAATCCATCCACGAAGGTTTTATGCTCAAAAAGGTGTTTATTGGCTCAAAGCAAACGGAAATGCAAGACATAGAATTTGGCATCAATAAACTGGAAGAAATTGCAATCAAATCCATCGGTAATGATGATCCCAATACAGCAACAAACGCGATTATTCATCTATCAGACCTGCTGTTGTCCATCTCGCAGATCACCCATTTTACCCCGTACTTAACGGATACCCACGATGATCTTCGTGTCATTATCAAAGAAGAATCCTTTGAGTACTATTTATATTCCTCCTTTTCCCATATAAGCATTTACGCGAAAGATGACCCTGTTCTCACGAACGAGATTTTGCAAGCGTTAAGCCTTCTAACGCAAACCATCGGCCCAGCTAACCATCAAAGCCTCTGGGAATTTGCGCAGGCGGTGGCTAGAGGATACAGGGCACCGTTTGCTTTTGCGTACAATGAGCATAGGTTTTATACGAGTCTTCAAGATATATCAGAAACAACAGGTCATCATGAGGAATTTGAGGACTTCAAAAACGAACTAAGAGAACGTCTTACAATTTAG
- a CDS encoding STAS domain-containing protein, producing the protein MAYRDADLYKYFFNNLEQIVARIVTSTSQSLQHRLSHSEHDLHQELLNNLLIKIKDELDDEDSTAGINLDYDPTDVLGEQGYDIDYIVTLLSQFRLNALKEVEVVLQEYDVSLKDTFYFMYRVTEIFDQAIKNSTKYYNTQQQSRLKKLEEELLELSAPIVPVKEDVSVLPIVGSMSEERADHIIKNVIPKVSENKIGTLILDFSAIHILDTFVASRLFTITRTLKLLGIRTIITGIRPEMAQTTIELGIEMDDIEIYRDVKRALEKII; encoded by the coding sequence ATGGCTTACAGAGATGCGGATCTATATAAGTATTTTTTTAACAACTTAGAACAGATTGTTGCCCGAATTGTAACCAGCACATCACAATCACTTCAGCATCGACTTTCTCATTCGGAGCATGACTTACACCAAGAGTTACTCAATAATTTGTTAATTAAGATCAAGGATGAACTGGATGACGAAGATTCTACGGCAGGTATAAACTTGGATTACGATCCGACAGACGTATTAGGTGAACAAGGATATGACATTGACTATATAGTAACGTTACTTTCTCAATTTCGTCTAAACGCATTAAAGGAGGTTGAAGTGGTGCTTCAAGAGTACGACGTGTCCCTTAAAGATACTTTTTATTTCATGTACAGAGTTACGGAAATTTTCGATCAAGCCATTAAAAACTCGACGAAATATTATAATACCCAACAGCAATCAAGGCTTAAAAAGTTAGAAGAAGAATTATTAGAGCTTTCTGCCCCCATTGTTCCGGTAAAAGAAGATGTATCAGTCTTACCTATTGTTGGATCCATGAGTGAGGAGCGAGCAGACCATATCATAAAGAATGTCATCCCAAAGGTGAGTGAAAACAAAATTGGTACACTTATCCTTGATTTTTCAGCCATCCATATATTAGATACATTCGTGGCGTCTAGATTATTTACGATCACCAGGACTTTAAAGCTTTTAGGTATTCGCACCATAATTACAGGTATTCGTCCGGAAATGGCTCAGACTACGATAGAGCTTGGGATTGAAATGGACGACATAGAGATATATCGAGATGTCAAAAGAGCTTTAGAAAAGATCATTTAA
- the sda gene encoding sporulation histidine kinase inhibitor Sda encodes MESLSDKILVDAYFKATELTLQEDFVQLLREEIDRRRLTRLIT; translated from the coding sequence ATGGAAAGCTTGTCCGATAAAATACTGGTAGACGCCTATTTTAAGGCAACAGAGTTAACGCTTCAAGAGGATTTTGTCCAATTATTAAGAGAGGAGATCGATAGAAGAAGGCTAACTAGGCTGATAACCTGA
- a CDS encoding Na-translocating system protein MpsC family protein: MEKEQERKIVSYLGKLIRDHFGKGSTSLYVSITPPFLTVYLRGFISPAEQTLVRQKEETRVFETRNLLMVELFPTIKSGFWEKKINLKELYFDWKLEKHTGMIWGLIDNDTKSTSFSWPEHIDNKNLESDIIKMSQTIQKAPLHTEVFWINDRTVLIHREGIFVEIEKSLIELGYTEELRTAKRPLEEKGLYKFLSEPTLKKRLREAFFDWNFSEDKGHIILILAPDFNS; the protein is encoded by the coding sequence ATGGAAAAGGAACAAGAAAGAAAAATCGTCAGTTACTTGGGGAAACTAATTCGGGACCACTTTGGGAAAGGCTCTACTTCACTTTATGTTTCTATTACACCACCATTTCTCACCGTCTATTTGCGAGGATTCATCTCCCCCGCTGAACAAACGCTCGTACGACAAAAAGAAGAAACACGGGTCTTCGAAACTAGAAATTTGTTAATGGTCGAACTTTTCCCCACTATTAAGTCAGGCTTTTGGGAAAAGAAAATAAATTTAAAAGAGTTATACTTTGATTGGAAACTGGAAAAACACACAGGAATGATCTGGGGTCTCATTGACAATGACACAAAATCAACTTCTTTTTCCTGGCCGGAGCATATTGATAATAAAAACCTCGAAAGTGATATAATCAAGATGAGTCAAACCATTCAAAAAGCTCCGCTTCATACCGAAGTTTTCTGGATTAATGACCGCACGGTTTTGATTCATAGAGAAGGTATTTTCGTGGAAATTGAGAAATCACTCATCGAATTAGGTTATACAGAAGAATTAAGAACGGCAAAACGACCTTTAGAGGAAAAAGGGCTGTATAAATTCCTAAGTGAACCGACACTGAAAAAAAGACTACGTGAAGCTTTTTTTGATTGGAATTTTTCAGAAGACAAAGGCCATATCATTCTAATATTGGCTCCTGATTTTAATAGTTAG
- a CDS encoding VLRF1 family aeRF1-type release factor, with product MTISKEIQKIKEKKDDIGVLTIYLSTDISDQSQTRGEWKIRLKNGMNHLEDYAKNSENKEEKKALKNLLEKAHTHIYDKQKDMQKSFVIMASADGELWKVKVLQAPVETSFHWEKQAETEQLEQLKDEYPETGIIVTQQRDVTFIEAALGEIRDEKTFTWDLKKEDWVDYQDPSPPSATDTSHDDFQRRFEENKHRWYKSLASLLTKEIKNRNLDGVYLVGSKSATGDLGQHLDQTHLKGTITKNLGSKPSHEILNEVYNDKIR from the coding sequence ATGACCATCTCAAAAGAGATCCAAAAAATTAAAGAGAAAAAAGATGATATTGGCGTTCTTACGATTTATTTAAGCACCGATATCAGTGACCAAAGCCAAACGCGCGGGGAGTGGAAAATCCGTCTTAAAAATGGCATGAACCACTTGGAGGATTATGCCAAAAACAGCGAAAACAAAGAAGAAAAGAAAGCACTAAAAAATCTTTTGGAAAAAGCTCATACCCATATTTATGACAAGCAAAAGGATATGCAAAAAAGTTTCGTCATTATGGCTTCAGCAGATGGGGAGTTATGGAAAGTGAAAGTACTCCAAGCTCCTGTGGAAACTTCCTTTCATTGGGAAAAACAAGCAGAAACTGAGCAATTGGAACAACTGAAAGATGAATATCCGGAAACGGGTATTATCGTGACGCAGCAGAGAGACGTCACCTTCATAGAAGCAGCGCTCGGTGAAATACGTGATGAGAAGACATTCACGTGGGACTTAAAGAAAGAAGACTGGGTGGATTATCAGGACCCTTCGCCGCCTTCGGCAACGGACACAAGCCACGATGATTTTCAACGCCGCTTCGAAGAAAACAAGCATCGTTGGTATAAGAGTTTGGCTTCGCTTTTAACCAAAGAGATAAAAAACCGTAATTTAGATGGCGTATATCTTGTGGGCAGTAAATCAGCAACCGGAGATCTTGGGCAGCACTTGGACCAAACGCACCTGAAAGGAACGATTACGAAGAACTTGGGATCCAAGCCCAGCCATGAAATTCTCAACGAAGTGTATAATGACAAAATTAGGTAA
- a CDS encoding general stress protein: MQKPMFKEFMSDDEAVRAIEKLKMEVNTDNIYVITHDDGHTDRVADRTDANTVGIDETGFGVSIKNIFRNKGDELRAKLQELGFTEEEAEHLESQLDKGEVIVAVTEAPEGVSIKS, encoded by the coding sequence ATGCAAAAACCTATGTTTAAAGAGTTTATGAGCGATGATGAAGCGGTGCGCGCTATAGAGAAATTAAAAATGGAAGTAAATACGGACAATATTTACGTGATCACACATGATGATGGCCATACGGATAGAGTTGCAGACCGGACAGATGCCAATACTGTAGGCATAGATGAAACAGGGTTTGGGGTTTCCATCAAAAACATCTTTCGCAATAAAGGAGATGAACTGAGAGCCAAATTGCAAGAGCTTGGTTTTACAGAAGAGGAAGCAGAACATTTGGAAAGCCAACTGGATAAAGGGGAAGTCATCGTTGCGGTAACGGAAGCCCCGGAAGGCGTCAGCATTAAATCATAA
- a CDS encoding lmo0937 family membrane protein: MLWTIIIVILVLWLLGFIGDIGGGLVHLLLIVALIVFIFQLITGRR; the protein is encoded by the coding sequence ATGCTTTGGACAATAATCATCGTCATTTTAGTTTTGTGGCTCCTGGGCTTTATCGGCGACATAGGGGGCGGACTTGTCCACCTTTTGCTTATTGTGGCCCTCATCGTATTTATTTTCCAACTGATTACGGGGCGAAGATAG
- a CDS encoding zinc-binding dehydrogenase, translating to MSHVMTAAVLTAFGGPDFLQLRDDVPVPDVQAGQVLVRVTAASVNNTDIWTREGAYGLPGDPDAKAGWRGSIEFPRIQGADMVGYICNVGNGVDAQRLGKRVLVDPAFYDEASDDANPIGLLGSERHGGFAEYVLVDDERAHDVSNSPLIDEQLACLPTAYGTALGMFERAAFGHGETVLITGASGGVGLALVQLAAARDATVIALTSSGKAEKVTEAGATYVVDRDSTDVEKNILEVAPRGLDIVADVVGGETVASVLPLLREGGRWVIAGAVGGPIVTFDLRRLYLQNRRFIGSSMHTPAHFRKLVVEANSGKISPRVAETFPLSKIHEAQRFFQQRKHVGKIVVLPSIGS from the coding sequence ATGAGTCATGTTATGACAGCGGCAGTGCTTACTGCATTTGGCGGACCGGACTTCTTACAATTGCGTGATGATGTGCCTGTTCCAGATGTGCAGGCAGGTCAAGTGTTGGTACGTGTAACCGCCGCATCTGTCAATAATACGGATATTTGGACACGGGAAGGTGCTTACGGGCTTCCGGGAGACCCTGATGCGAAAGCTGGTTGGCGGGGGTCGATAGAGTTTCCGCGAATTCAGGGCGCCGATATGGTCGGCTACATTTGCAATGTTGGCAATGGAGTTGATGCCCAGCGATTAGGGAAGCGTGTTTTAGTGGACCCCGCCTTTTACGATGAAGCAAGTGATGACGCCAATCCGATTGGTCTATTAGGTAGCGAAAGACACGGCGGATTTGCCGAATACGTTTTGGTAGACGACGAGCGTGCACATGACGTGAGCAACTCTCCCTTGATAGATGAACAATTAGCGTGCTTGCCCACAGCTTACGGAACGGCCCTGGGAATGTTTGAGCGTGCGGCATTCGGGCATGGGGAAACCGTCTTAATCACGGGTGCGTCTGGTGGTGTTGGATTAGCGTTGGTACAGCTTGCAGCGGCACGAGATGCTACAGTCATAGCTCTAACCAGCTCGGGTAAAGCTGAGAAAGTCACTGAAGCTGGTGCAACTTATGTTGTTGACCGTGATTCCACCGATGTTGAGAAAAATATTTTGGAGGTGGCACCCCGAGGCTTGGACATAGTTGCTGACGTTGTGGGTGGGGAAACTGTAGCCAGCGTTTTACCGCTTCTCCGGGAAGGTGGACGATGGGTTATTGCAGGGGCTGTTGGTGGTCCTATTGTGACATTCGACTTACGCCGGCTCTATCTGCAAAATCGAAGGTTCATCGGGTCGTCCATGCATACGCCAGCTCACTTTCGGAAGTTGGTTGTTGAAGCTAATTCTGGTAAGATTAGCCCCCGTGTTGCTGAGACTTTTCCGTTGAGCAAAATCCATGAAGCACAGCGCTTTTTTCAACAACGAAAGCATGTGGGCAAGATTGTTGTCCTGCCATCCATTGGTTCATAA
- a CDS encoding DUF421 domain-containing protein, whose amino-acid sequence METAWQSIVMVISGVLLLRIAGRKSISQMTMAQTVVMISIGSIIIEPIVETSLWDAIIGAGIFIIALIIMEYVQIKFNFFEKLITGKSKVVIENGVPHTENLRKLRYTVDQLEIQLRQQGITTLSDVKTATLEPNGQLGYELFPDARPLTVKDFKQLLRIDQNVDANQQETQNIFDELSDKD is encoded by the coding sequence ATGGAAACAGCATGGCAATCGATCGTAATGGTCATCTCGGGGGTGTTGCTACTCCGAATAGCGGGACGAAAGTCGATTTCACAAATGACAATGGCACAAACGGTTGTGATGATCTCCATCGGTTCAATCATTATCGAACCCATTGTGGAAACAAGTCTTTGGGACGCTATCATAGGAGCTGGCATTTTCATCATCGCATTAATTATTATGGAATATGTACAGATCAAATTTAATTTTTTTGAAAAATTGATTACTGGTAAATCAAAGGTAGTTATTGAAAACGGGGTCCCGCATACGGAGAACTTAAGGAAACTGCGTTATACTGTTGACCAACTTGAGATTCAGTTACGACAACAAGGCATCACAACGTTATCAGATGTGAAGACGGCCACGTTAGAACCAAATGGGCAGTTAGGGTATGAACTTTTTCCGGATGCAAGGCCCTTGACAGTAAAAGACTTCAAGCAGCTTTTGCGGATCGATCAGAACGTGGATGCAAATCAGCAGGAGACACAGAATATTTTTGATGAGTTATCAGATAAAGATTAG
- a CDS encoding malate synthase: MNLINEEITHKTFGEGDIVDQNESSITINFNEGEKKFVYPDAFGKFITLKDRDTAKSLKKVISKRETEKKELEKKREEEKERQALEQQRRKKLKNYKVHESSQIVFWLDEEEQQNVFTDWQVSAGKVQSGKNKGEPNRPARLRPNSASLLTARTSEKPETERQILGLYMVNETFTGTLSEDGMVPAHAQFRIELTDQEAEKMLFWNYYIDKNYSHRMTWNSGKYRYFDNVWTVQILKDIIALKTAEDEIKEAESFLKYFCKMNAVDMDDIPEPNGALKQ, translated from the coding sequence ATGAATTTAATTAATGAAGAAATAACTCATAAAACCTTTGGTGAAGGAGATATCGTGGATCAGAACGAATCTTCCATCACGATTAATTTCAATGAGGGTGAAAAAAAATTCGTTTACCCTGATGCTTTCGGAAAATTTATAACACTAAAGGATCGGGATACTGCAAAGTCTCTGAAGAAAGTCATTTCCAAAAGGGAGACGGAAAAGAAAGAGCTTGAAAAGAAACGTGAAGAAGAAAAAGAGCGGCAAGCACTTGAACAACAACGTAGGAAAAAACTGAAGAACTATAAAGTGCATGAAAGCTCACAAATTGTTTTCTGGTTGGACGAAGAAGAACAACAAAATGTATTTACCGACTGGCAAGTGTCTGCCGGCAAGGTTCAAAGTGGAAAAAATAAAGGTGAGCCTAACAGACCAGCTCGATTGCGCCCGAACAGCGCAAGTCTTCTGACTGCAAGAACGTCGGAAAAACCAGAAACAGAAAGACAAATTCTCGGCCTCTATATGGTAAATGAAACGTTTACCGGTACGCTTAGCGAGGATGGAATGGTCCCGGCTCATGCGCAGTTTAGAATTGAACTCACGGATCAAGAAGCTGAGAAAATGCTTTTCTGGAATTATTATATCGATAAGAACTATTCTCATCGAATGACATGGAACTCTGGTAAATATCGTTATTTTGATAATGTTTGGACCGTTCAAATTTTAAAGGATATCATTGCATTAAAAACGGCTGAAGATGAAATCAAAGAAGCTGAAAGCTTCCTGAAATATTTCTGTAAAATGAATGCCGTTGACATGGATGACATCCCAGAGCCGAACGGAGCTTTAAAACAATAG
- a CDS encoding DUF3231 family protein, producing MTTSDHLSLSAAELGTLWMGYENKTMNMRFLEHYIEKAENREAKDILKSYYKKERKHVETLAKIFQKEGAALPVGYTEKDVEPGAPRLFDEMFDVMHLRLITIINMGLFTVHSSMAYREDIRKLYKDFTADAQEGYDQTTGFLLKHAAIPRPPYISMPKDIEFVKNKQYMSGFNMLSRKRPLNAVEIGHLYQSLEANSVGMTLMTGFAQAAQNKDAGKVFFDGKNLAKQIVDKLSDLLRESDVHTPSVWAGIATDSTNAPFSDKMMMYQTSVFANFGLTSNAIGSAFSLRSDLPAKLAKTATDIFTFAKDSGQVMVDNGWMEEPPQAEDRTQLAKGQSKK from the coding sequence ATGACCACTTCAGACCACCTGTCCCTTTCAGCGGCAGAATTAGGAACGTTATGGATGGGCTATGAAAATAAGACGATGAACATGAGGTTTTTGGAACATTACATTGAAAAAGCGGAAAACCGTGAAGCCAAAGACATTTTAAAGTCCTATTACAAGAAGGAAAGGAAACATGTAGAAACATTGGCAAAAATATTTCAGAAAGAGGGAGCTGCGTTGCCGGTAGGCTATACTGAGAAAGACGTAGAACCGGGAGCTCCTCGTCTATTCGATGAAATGTTTGATGTTATGCACTTGCGCTTGATCACAATCATTAATATGGGGCTGTTCACTGTACATTCATCCATGGCTTATCGGGAAGACATAAGAAAATTGTATAAGGATTTTACGGCTGATGCGCAAGAGGGTTATGACCAAACAACAGGTTTTCTGCTAAAGCATGCAGCGATCCCTCGTCCCCCTTATATATCAATGCCAAAAGATATTGAATTTGTAAAAAATAAACAATATATGTCAGGATTTAATATGTTATCCCGAAAAAGACCTTTAAATGCAGTTGAAATTGGCCATCTTTATCAATCATTAGAGGCAAACTCAGTAGGGATGACACTTATGACCGGATTTGCCCAAGCAGCACAAAATAAAGACGCTGGAAAAGTTTTCTTTGATGGGAAGAATCTTGCGAAACAAATCGTTGATAAATTAAGTGACCTTTTGCGTGAAAGTGATGTGCACACCCCTTCTGTGTGGGCAGGCATAGCAACAGATTCGACCAATGCGCCATTTTCAGACAAAATGATGATGTATCAAACCAGCGTATTTGCCAATTTTGGTCTGACGAGTAATGCCATTGGTTCCGCCTTTAGTTTACGAAGCGATTTACCTGCGAAATTGGCGAAAACCGCAACGGACATATTCACTTTCGCTAAAGATAGCGGGCAGGTGATGGTCGATAATGGATGGATGGAAGAACCCCCGCAAGCAGAGGACAGAACACAATTAGCAAAGGGACAAAGCAAAAAATAA
- a CDS encoding MFS transporter, with the protein MKFSRLVLPGITMIAVSYGFARFSYGLLLPNISQDLEMSSSMSGIISSLFYIAYCFAIVYSTVVLTTDKGPRIMILAAGASAFIGLLIMGASPNVWILALGVLFAGGSTGLVSPSYGAAISLWMEEKKQGKANTWINAGTSIGLALSGAGALLFASEWRLTYVIYALIALVVLIWNAKVIPQLGDRPRVTFERGQFSFRGVEGAIPLIVCSTTLGISTATFWTFAIDFLASTNAYSDSQLSLFWIIIGVFGILGGFSGSLIQRFGLPLAYKWGSLIIGTASLLLAWLPEQWVVSYLSAALFGVSYIFITGVLMVWGIRVFISNASLGIGTPFLLLAVGQVIGSILAGMFIDLSGYTFTFAIYGFIGIVAMVLGPKEIKNSTLKKDDQ; encoded by the coding sequence TTGAAATTTTCCAGATTGGTTCTTCCGGGAATTACAATGATTGCTGTCAGTTATGGGTTTGCAAGATTTAGCTATGGGTTGTTGCTTCCTAATATTAGCCAAGACTTGGAAATGTCCTCATCGATGTCTGGAATCATCTCCTCGCTTTTCTATATCGCTTATTGTTTTGCCATTGTTTACTCTACAGTTGTTTTAACGACCGATAAGGGACCACGTATCATGATTCTCGCTGCCGGAGCCTCCGCCTTCATTGGATTATTAATCATGGGAGCATCGCCCAATGTGTGGATTTTAGCATTAGGGGTTCTGTTTGCCGGAGGGAGCACAGGTCTTGTGTCGCCGTCGTACGGTGCAGCAATTTCACTTTGGATGGAAGAAAAAAAACAAGGAAAAGCCAATACGTGGATTAATGCCGGGACCAGCATCGGTCTTGCTTTGTCAGGCGCAGGCGCGCTTCTATTTGCATCAGAGTGGCGATTAACCTATGTTATCTATGCGCTTATTGCGCTTGTTGTACTCATATGGAATGCAAAGGTGATCCCTCAGCTCGGAGATAGGCCTCGCGTGACTTTTGAGCGGGGGCAGTTTTCTTTCAGAGGCGTGGAAGGAGCCATCCCTTTAATCGTTTGCTCGACGACGCTCGGAATATCCACGGCAACTTTTTGGACGTTCGCGATCGATTTTCTTGCATCGACGAACGCTTATAGCGACTCGCAGCTCTCGCTGTTTTGGATCATCATCGGTGTTTTTGGGATATTAGGCGGCTTCTCCGGATCGCTCATCCAACGCTTTGGCCTTCCCTTGGCTTATAAGTGGGGGAGCCTCATCATTGGAACGGCTTCTTTATTGCTTGCTTGGCTCCCGGAACAATGGGTTGTGTCCTATCTTTCAGCTGCTTTGTTTGGAGTTTCCTATATCTTTATTACAGGGGTGTTGATGGTTTGGGGAATAAGGGTGTTTATTTCCAATGCTTCTTTAGGGATCGGTACACCTTTTTTACTCTTGGCTGTCGGGCAAGTCATCGGATCCATATTAGCAGGAATGTTTATTGATCTCAGCGGATATACGTTTACATTCGCTATTTACGGTTTCATTGGTATTGTGGCGATGGTTCTTGGGCCAAAAGAGATCAAAAATAGTACCTTAAAAAAGGATGATCAATAG
- a CDS encoding TetR/AcrR family transcriptional regulator: MNKSIKKKALLNVAERLFYEHGFRGVGLKQIIREADVATMTLYNHFTSKEHLVEEVLKQREERYWSYLDNFIQEENDTPFLHAVRAHGKWLEEESYQGDMFLRAIEDYAGANNNIENIARSHKSRLLSYFQTLAKRIDEDNPSDLAHYFTLLLEGTTSMTTLIGAEKATDYAMELAKKIVYPSS; encoded by the coding sequence ATGAATAAATCAATAAAAAAGAAGGCACTCTTGAATGTGGCAGAAAGACTATTTTATGAACATGGATTTCGGGGTGTTGGTCTTAAGCAAATTATTCGTGAAGCAGATGTAGCAACGATGACGCTTTATAACCATTTTACATCTAAAGAACATTTAGTTGAGGAGGTTTTAAAGCAAAGGGAAGAAAGATATTGGTCGTACTTGGATAATTTTATCCAAGAAGAGAACGATACACCCTTTCTTCATGCCGTCAGAGCCCACGGAAAATGGCTGGAAGAAGAGTCTTATCAAGGGGATATGTTTTTAAGGGCGATTGAAGATTATGCGGGTGCCAATAATAATATTGAAAATATCGCTCGTTCGCACAAGTCAAGACTGTTAAGCTATTTTCAAACGCTGGCCAAACGGATTGACGAAGACAACCCTAGTGATTTAGCCCATTATTTTACACTGCTGCTTGAAGGAACAACATCGATGACAACATTGATTGGGGCAGAAAAAGCGACGGATTATGCGATGGAATTGGCAAAGAAGATTGTTTATCCGTCATCGTAA